In Salarias fasciatus chromosome 20, fSalaFa1.1, whole genome shotgun sequence, a single window of DNA contains:
- the LOC115407428 gene encoding YTH domain-containing family protein 1-like produces MSATSIDPQRSKGQASKVQNGSLHQKETVHDNDFEPYLPGQSTQNNSYQSITDPYISSYYAPSIGFPYPLSEAPWSTGGDPPIPYLTPYGPLSNGDHHFMPDTVFGQPGGLGSSIYPHRFNFFPENPAFSAWGTSGSQGQQTQSSAYGGSYSYPPSSLGGTLVPDGQTGFHSDTLNKAPGMNSLEQGMVGLKIGGDVTGQGSGVKAVGSVIGGPAVAATGNGATPIGMPPPKPTSWAAIASKPAKPQQLKAKVKPGMPNPGGALPPPPIKHNMNIGTWDKGPVTKVATAPLQQQQPPLGLPHGMPPQAPMQQGPMQPPPPQSLVQPQMQPMALQPQPPHHQHHQPPPQPYQNHTQPPQPQTRWVAPRNRNQGYGQGGLCHDGSGMMGMVGGGNNGPHASANQGPGMESHPVLEKLRASHSYNPKDFEWNLKNGRVFIIKSYSEDDIHRSIKYSIWCSTEHGNKRLDSAFRAINGKGPVYLLFSVNGSGHFCGVAEMRSPVDYGTSAGVWAQDKWKGKFDVDWLFVKDVPNSQLRHIRLENNDNKPVTNSRDTQEVPLEKAKQVLKIIATYKHTTSIFDDFSHYEKRQEEEEEVRKTFEPPQIQNRSRLDQERQNRNKQ; encoded by the exons ATGTCTGCCACAAGCATTGACCCTCAG AGATCAAAGGGACAAGCGTCTAAAG tgcaAAATGGTTCATTGCATCAGAAAGAGACTGTCCATGACAATGACTTTGAGCCATACCTCCCTGGTCAATCAACTCAG AACAACAGCTACCAGTCCATCACCGATCCCTACATTTCCAGCTATTACGCCCCTTCAATTGGATTTCCGTACCCCCTCAGTGAAGCCCCCTGGTCCACAGGTGGAGACCCCCCTATTCCGTACCTCACCCCCTATGGACCCTTGAGTAATGGAGACCATCACTTCATGCCGGACACGGTGTTCGGCCAGCCAGGGGGCCTTGGGAGCAGTATCTACCCCCATAGGTTTAACTTTTTCCCTGAAAACCCCGCCTTCTCTGCTTGGGGCACGAGTGGCTCTCAGGGCCAGCAGACTCAAAGTTCAGCTTACGGCGGCAGCTACAGCTATCCTCCCAGCTCCCTGGGGGGCACTCTGGTGCCTGATGGTCAGACGGGCTTTCACAGTGACACCCTGAACAAAGCCCCTGGTATGAACAGCTTGGAGCAGGGGATGGTCGGCCTGAAGATCGGTGGGGACGTCACCGGTCAGGGGTCTGGAGTCAAGGCCGTGGGCTCCGTGATCGGTGGGCCTGCGGTGGCAGCCACGGGAAATGGAGCCACGCCCATCGGAATGCCCCCACCCAAACCCACCTCCTGGGCCGCCATCGCCAGCAAACCCGCCAAGCCACAACAACTGAAAGCTAAGGTGAAGCCGGGGATGCCCAACCCAGGCGGGGCTCTTCCCCCGCCCCCCATTAAACACAACATGAACATAGGGACCTGGGACAAGGGCCCGGTCACGAAAGTAGCCACAGcgccactgcagcagcagcagccgcctcTCGGCCTGCCTCATGGCATGCCCCCTCAAGCCCCCATGCAGCAAGGACCCATGCAGCCACCTCCTCCCCAATCTTTGGTGCAACCCCAGATGCAACCTATGGCCTTACAGCCCCAGCCCCCCCATCACCAGCACCATCAGCCGCCACCTCAACCCTACCAAAACCACACCCAGCCCCCACAACCCCAGACCCGCTGGGTTGCTCCTCGCAACCGCAACCAAGGCTACGGGCAGGGCGGCCTGTGTCACGATGGCAGTGGTATGATGGGCATGGTTGGTGGCGGAAACAACGGCCCCCATGCGTCTGCCAACCAGGGACCGGGTATGGAGTCCCACCCAGTGCTAGAAAAGCTGCGTGCCTCCCACAGCTACAACCCCAAGGACTTTGAATGGAACCTGAAGAACGGGCGCGTCTTCATCATTAAGAGCTACTCCGAGGACGATATTCACCGCTCCATCAAGTACTCCATCTGGTGCAGCACAGAGCACGGCAACAAGCGGCTGGACTCGGCCTTCCGGGCCATCAACGGTAAAGGTCCCGTGTACCTGCTGTTCAGCGTCAACGGTAGCGGGCATTTCTGCGGCGTGGCGGAGATGCGATCACCAGTGGACTATGGGACCAGCGCCGGCGTTTGGGCACAGGACAAGTGGAAGGGCAAGTTTGACGTGGACTGGTTGTTCGTCAAGGACGTGCCTAATAGCCAGCTGCGCCACATCCGTCTGGAGAACAACGACAACAAGCCAGTGACCAACTCCCGCGACACCCAGGAGGTTCCTCTGGAGAAGGCCAAGCAGGTGCTCAAGATCATCGCCACCTACAAACACACCACCTCCATCTTTGATGATTTCTCCCATTACGagaagaggcaggaggaagaggaggaggtccgCAAG ACCTTCGAACCTCCTCAGATACAGAACCGCTCCCGGTTGGATCAG GAGCGCCAAAACAGGAATAAACAATAG